One Archocentrus centrarchus isolate MPI-CPG fArcCen1 chromosome 14, fArcCen1, whole genome shotgun sequence DNA window includes the following coding sequences:
- the LOC115792352 gene encoding coiled-coil domain-containing protein 90B, mitochondrial-like has protein sequence MNALMRRCFRRGVGAWRGFHTGGPLMTFDVRKVELTPLEQRKLTFDSHAMVRELEGSGFEKQQAELIVSALVTLTTANMDIVYKDMVTKSHQEIALQQIMAHLDSIRKDMVILEKSEFANLRSENTKMKRELEQLQNRLKEESEKLQAETKLDINLERSRISDMFTEQEKKLMEATSDFHHKRADLENDNMEINKKLDLQVASLKTLLESLKLETIRYLAATIFSCLAVALGVYRLWR, from the exons gtTTCCACACGGGAGGGCCACTGATGACTTTTGACGTGAGGAAGGTGGAGCTGACCCCTCTGGAGCAGCGGAAACTCACCTTCGACTCCCACGCCATGGTGAGGGAGCTGGAGGGCAGCG gtTTTGAGAAGCAGCAGGCGGAGCTGATCGTCTCAGCTCTGGTCACTCTGACCACAGCCAACATGGACATCGTTTACAAAGACATGGTGACCAAATCCCATCAG gaGATCGCGCTGCAGCAGATCATGGCTCACCTGGACTCCATCAGGAAGGACATGGTGATCCTGGAGAAGAGCGAGTTCGCCAACCTGCGATCTGAGAACACA AAAATGAAGCGAgagctggagcagctccagAATAGGCTGAAG GAGGAGAGTGAGAAGCTCCAGGCAGAAACCAAACTGGACATCAACCTGGAGAGGAGCAGGATCTCTGACATG TTCACTGAGCAGGAGAAGAAGCTGATGGAGGCCACATCAGACTTTCATCACAAG AGAGCTGACCTGGAAAACGACAACATGGAGATCAACAAGAAGCTGGACCTGCAGGTTGCCTCGCTGAAAACGCTGCTGGAGTCCCTCAAACTGGAGACGATCCGCTACCTGGCAG CCACCATCTTCTCCTGCCTCGCCGTCGCTCTGGGAGTCTACCGCCTGTGGAGGTGA
- the LOC115791743 gene encoding rho-related GTP-binding protein RhoG-like yields MQTIKCVVVGDGAVGKTCLLISYTTGAFPKEYIPTVFDNYSSQVTVDGRIISLNLWDTAGQEEYDRLRTLSYPQTNVFIICFSISSPASYENVKHKWHPEVSHHCPGVPILLVGTKSDLRNDAEIQRKLKEQNQAPVTHQQGAALARQLQAIRYMECSALNQDGIKEVFTEAVRAFLNPQPTVTKKPCVLL; encoded by the exons atGCAGACTATAAAGTGTGTGGTTGTGGGTGACGGTGCTGTGGGGAAGACCTGCCTCCTTATATCCTACACGACCGGAGCCTTTCCCAAAGAGTACATCCCCACCGTGTTCGACAACTACAGCAGCCAG GTGACGGTGGACGGCAGGATCATCAGCCTGAACCTGTGGGACACGGCGGGGCAGGAGGAGTACGACCGCCTTAGGACGCTCTCCTACCCACAGACCAACGTCTTCATCATCTGCTTCTCCATCTCAAGCCCCGCCTCCTATGAGAACGTCAAACACAAGTGGCACccagag GTATCCCACCACTGTCCCGGCGTTCCCATCCTCCTGGTCGGAACGAAAAGTGACCTCAGGAACGATGCCGAGATTCAGAGAAAGCTCAAGGAGCAGAACCAGGCACCGGTCACCCACCAGCAGGGCGCCGCCCTCGCCCGCCAGCTCCAGGCCATCCGCTACATGGAGTGCTCGGCCCTCAACCAGGACGGCATAAAGGAAGTGTTCACCGAGGCGGTGAGGGCGTTCCTCAACCCACAGCCCACCGTCACCAAGAAACCCTGCGTCCTGCTGTAG